The Paracholeplasma brassicae genome contains a region encoding:
- the gyrB gene encoding DNA topoisomerase (ATP-hydrolyzing) subunit B, with amino-acid sequence MNMDQINNNNNYNAENIQILEGLEAVRKRPGMYIGSTGERGLHHLVWEIVDNSIDECMAGYADEITIELLPNNIVKVTDNGRGIPVDLHPKTHRPAVETILTVLHAGGKFDGKSYKVSGGLHGVGSSVVNALTVWFRVTIARDGKLYQQEYKRGVPQYDLKVIGESSHTGTVIEFLADDEIFKEVNTYDFERLRNRIQELAFLNRNVKINISDQRDPKTEKHVYYSYQYEGGIIEYVHFLNTSKQEVNKTVIYIEKEIDGITVELALQYNSDYSTNLFSFANNIHTHEGGMHEDGFKLALTRVLGRYAQEQNILKKDESFIGEDTREGLTAIVSIKHPDPQFEGQTKTKLGNPEVRQITSQITGEILERYLMENPADAKAIIEKILMASRARIAARKAREATRRKSPLDMLGFASKLADCRNKSPEISEIYIVEGDSAGGSAKQGRDSEFQAILPLRGKVLNVEKSRLDKILSNKEILSMIQAFGTGIGEDFDAAKARYHKIVIMTDADVDGAHIRTLLLTFLYRHLKGLIDMGYVYIAQPPLYKVQSGKKVEYVYDEERLPKVLEAFGGRPQIQRYKGLGEMNPEQLWETTMDPTTRTLLRVSLQDAMNADQVFSMLMGEEVEPRKNFIQENAIYASNIDA; translated from the coding sequence ATGAACATGGATCAAATCAACAATAACAACAATTACAATGCAGAAAATATCCAAATTCTAGAAGGCTTAGAAGCCGTTAGAAAACGTCCTGGGATGTACATCGGATCAACTGGTGAAAGAGGATTACACCACTTAGTATGGGAAATCGTCGATAACTCAATTGACGAATGTATGGCCGGTTATGCGGATGAAATTACGATCGAATTATTACCAAACAACATCGTAAAAGTCACCGACAATGGTCGAGGTATACCAGTCGATCTTCACCCGAAGACACATAGACCAGCGGTCGAAACCATTCTTACGGTATTACATGCCGGCGGTAAATTTGATGGCAAATCTTATAAAGTATCAGGTGGCTTACACGGGGTAGGTTCCTCAGTGGTTAACGCCTTAACGGTTTGGTTTAGAGTAACCATCGCAAGAGATGGCAAACTCTATCAACAAGAATACAAACGTGGTGTCCCACAATACGATTTAAAAGTCATTGGTGAGTCATCACACACCGGGACTGTTATTGAGTTTTTAGCAGACGATGAAATTTTTAAAGAAGTTAACACCTACGACTTTGAACGTTTAAGAAATCGTATCCAAGAATTGGCTTTTTTAAATCGTAACGTTAAAATCAACATCAGTGATCAACGAGATCCTAAAACAGAAAAGCACGTTTATTACTCGTATCAATACGAAGGTGGTATCATCGAATACGTTCACTTCTTAAACACCAGCAAACAAGAAGTTAATAAAACGGTCATCTACATCGAAAAAGAAATCGATGGCATCACCGTCGAATTAGCACTTCAATACAATAGCGACTATTCAACCAACTTATTTAGCTTTGCCAATAACATCCATACCCATGAAGGTGGGATGCATGAAGATGGCTTTAAACTAGCCTTAACTCGTGTGTTAGGACGTTATGCCCAAGAACAAAATATTCTTAAAAAAGACGAATCGTTCATTGGTGAAGATACCAGAGAAGGATTAACAGCAATTGTCTCAATTAAACACCCAGATCCTCAGTTCGAAGGTCAAACAAAAACCAAACTAGGTAACCCTGAAGTCCGTCAAATCACCAGCCAAATCACGGGTGAAATTTTAGAACGTTACCTAATGGAAAATCCAGCGGATGCGAAAGCAATCATCGAGAAAATTTTAATGGCTTCTCGCGCCAGAATTGCCGCTAGAAAAGCCAGAGAAGCAACCAGAAGAAAATCACCACTTGATATGTTAGGTTTCGCAAGTAAGCTTGCGGATTGCCGTAACAAGAGCCCTGAAATTTCTGAGATTTACATCGTGGAAGGGGACTCCGCGGGTGGGTCTGCAAAACAAGGTAGAGATTCAGAATTTCAAGCAATTTTACCACTAAGAGGTAAAGTTCTAAACGTTGAGAAATCGCGTCTTGACAAGATTTTAAGCAATAAAGAAATCTTATCAATGATCCAAGCGTTTGGTACAGGTATTGGTGAAGATTTTGACGCAGCAAAAGCCAGATATCATAAGATTGTTATCATGACCGATGCCGACGTCGATGGCGCGCACATCCGTACGCTACTACTAACGTTCTTATACCGTCACTTAAAAGGTTTAATCGATATGGGCTATGTCTACATCGCGCAACCACCACTATATAAAGTACAATCAGGTAAAAAAGTGGAATACGTTTACGACGAAGAACGTCTACCAAAAGTCTTAGAAGCCTTTGGTGGTAGACCACAAATCCAACGCTACAAAGGTCTAGGGGAAATGAATCCAGAACAACTTTGGGAAACCACTATGGATCCAACCACCAGAACCTTACTTAGAGTATCACTTCAAGACGCAATGAACGCCGATCAAGTGTTTTCAATGTTGATGGGTGAAGAAGTCGAACCAAGAAAGAACTTTATTCAAGAAAATGCAATTTATGCATCGAATATTGACGCATAG
- the dnaA gene encoding chromosomal replication initiator protein DnaA, translating into MKQYEDLWQQVLSSLHEFYSEDIFDEIFSQLSNVKKHSGGYIYVIAPNPYTKSRIERLYLGRINHIASTIYKKELVKFKFVLAEELIGETSLVGPEKNLEHKYRHGDLNATLSFDNFVVGKSNRFAFQMALKVADQPGVVANPFYIFGDVGLGKTHLMQAIGNYIADNDITKNILYIKASAFIEEFANQLKNQTIDEFNEKYRDVDVLLIDDIQMMSGAPKTQMEFFKVFDFLTQQNKQIVITSDKPASELKNIMSRLTSRFEQGLLVDIGVPDLEHRVEILRKKLTTEAPDVNDLDLNVLEFIASYFNTNVRELEGALKRVLFYCVTNNIDISIDTATEALDSLIKTRKKTAALTENNYDKIQSVVSDYYAISVHDLIGKRRNSKYTLPRHIAMYLIKNKYNIAYKTIGSLFGNRDHSTVLAACEKIENELKHNNEMKIAVDTILKKIEKYSN; encoded by the coding sequence TTGAAACAATACGAAGATTTATGGCAACAAGTCTTATCATCTTTGCATGAATTTTATTCAGAAGATATTTTTGATGAGATCTTTTCTCAGTTGTCAAATGTAAAAAAACACAGTGGTGGTTACATCTATGTGATTGCCCCTAATCCATACACAAAAAGCCGTATCGAACGTCTTTATCTCGGACGAATCAATCACATTGCAAGTACCATCTACAAGAAAGAATTAGTTAAATTCAAGTTCGTTCTTGCTGAGGAGCTGATTGGTGAGACATCCTTAGTCGGTCCTGAGAAAAATTTAGAGCATAAATACCGTCATGGCGACCTTAATGCAACCCTATCTTTCGATAACTTCGTTGTCGGTAAATCCAACCGATTTGCCTTTCAAATGGCCTTAAAAGTTGCCGATCAACCAGGTGTTGTCGCAAACCCGTTCTATATTTTTGGGGACGTTGGGCTAGGTAAAACCCACTTGATGCAAGCCATTGGTAATTACATCGCAGATAACGACATTACAAAGAATATCTTATACATAAAGGCTTCTGCTTTTATTGAAGAATTTGCTAACCAATTAAAAAATCAAACCATTGATGAATTTAATGAGAAATACAGAGACGTTGATGTCCTGTTAATCGATGACATTCAAATGATGTCTGGTGCACCAAAAACACAGATGGAATTCTTTAAAGTCTTTGATTTCTTAACCCAGCAAAACAAACAAATTGTTATCACATCCGATAAACCTGCCTCTGAGCTTAAAAACATCATGAGTCGTTTAACTTCTCGGTTTGAACAAGGCTTATTAGTTGATATTGGTGTGCCTGATTTAGAACACAGAGTCGAGATTTTAAGGAAAAAACTAACGACCGAAGCCCCAGATGTCAATGATCTTGATTTAAATGTCTTAGAATTCATTGCCTCTTATTTTAACACTAACGTAAGAGAACTCGAAGGTGCTTTAAAACGCGTCTTATTCTATTGTGTAACTAATAACATCGATATTAGTATTGACACCGCTACTGAAGCCTTAGATAGTCTAATTAAAACCAGGAAAAAAACAGCAGCTTTAACTGAAAATAACTACGATAAAATACAAAGTGTCGTCTCTGATTATTACGCAATTAGCGTTCATGATTTGATTGGTAAAAGACGTAACTCAAAATACACTTTACCGCGTCATATCGCAATGTATTTAATTAAAAATAAATATAACATCGCATATAAAACCATCGGAAGTCTCTTTGGTAACCGTGATCACTCAACTGTCTTAGCCGCGTGTGAAAAAATCGAAAACGAACTAAAACACAACAACGAAATGAAAATCGCAGTTGATACAATCTTAAAAAAAATCGAAAAATATTCAAATTAA
- the yaaA gene encoding S4 domain-containing protein YaaA, translating to MKKFKLKEDYITLGQFLKAADFISSGGMVKPFLEDNAIFVNDELEARRGKKLYDGDQVKIGQEHYMIIK from the coding sequence ATGAAGAAATTTAAACTAAAAGAAGACTATATTACGCTTGGTCAGTTTCTAAAAGCAGCGGATTTTATTTCATCTGGTGGCATGGTCAAACCATTCTTAGAGGATAATGCAATCTTTGTCAATGACGAACTTGAAGCCAGACGTGGAAAAAAATTATACGACGGGGATCAAGTAAAAATTGGTCAAGAACACTACATGATTATCAAATGA
- a CDS encoding response regulator transcription factor, producing the protein MRIYLVEDEFDLSQIIRKYLEKEGFEVTVFHDGETAIKHTKDDIDLWILDIMLTGEINGYDLIESIKKNRPYAATIFTSARDHDLDRIRGLELGSDDYLAKPYSPRELILRVKAILKRTQKQAGTTLNYDIYEVNIEKRTIRANEELIDLTNKEFELLLFFLENPNQAFSREQILQHVWGVDYFGSDRVVDDLLRRLRQKMPLLKIETIYGFGYRLL; encoded by the coding sequence ATGAGAATCTATTTAGTAGAAGACGAATTTGACCTATCACAAATCATTCGAAAATACCTTGAAAAAGAAGGGTTTGAAGTAACGGTTTTCCATGATGGTGAAACCGCAATAAAACACACCAAAGACGATATCGATCTTTGGATTTTAGACATTATGTTGACGGGTGAAATTAACGGGTATGATTTAATCGAATCGATTAAGAAAAACCGTCCTTATGCCGCAACCATATTTACTTCAGCAAGAGATCATGACCTTGATCGAATCAGAGGGTTAGAACTAGGTAGTGATGACTATCTTGCAAAACCATATTCACCACGAGAGTTGATTTTACGAGTAAAAGCAATATTGAAACGAACTCAAAAACAAGCAGGTACGACATTAAATTACGACATCTATGAAGTCAATATTGAAAAGCGTACGATTCGTGCGAATGAAGAATTAATTGATTTAACCAATAAAGAGTTTGAACTTTTACTATTCTTTCTTGAAAATCCAAACCAAGCATTTTCAAGAGAACAAATCTTACAACACGTCTGGGGCGTAGACTATTTTGGGTCTGACCGTGTCGTTGATGACTTACTTAGACGTCTTAGACAAAAAATGCCTCTGTTAAAAATAGAGACCATTTATGGGTTTGGCTATAGGTTGTTGTAA
- the recF gene encoding DNA replication/repair protein RecF (All proteins in this family for which functions are known are DNA-binding proteins that assist the filamentation of RecA onto DNA for the initiation of recombination or recombinational repair.), which produces MIKRVVLRQFRNHDKLQLQFHSNKAFIYGDNGKGKTSILEAIYYGSLTKSHRTTEDRFLIKNNTLFSNISITTDKHLYELVIEPFGKRMFVDKKAVHKTSDYVGGYHAIMFSPEDLELVKGIPSVRRQFLDIEMSQKDKSYLFVLSKYKQILKQRNALLKNLTLKDDLTFLKILSSQLSVVADQLISQRTEFIEALNQAFKIHFTRFNKQDEVDIVYQPNTPLKTLERVLNEKKDKDIVTQTTNYGPHRDDFSLKLNKQDAKTHASQGQQRLMVLSLKLALLDLIKDKQKEVVLLLDDVLSELDDLKKQQLITHLPNEHQVIISGVSFYGNKKEIQAINLNEGENEHGSNQQ; this is translated from the coding sequence ATGATCAAACGTGTCGTTCTAAGGCAATTTCGAAATCACGATAAACTACAACTGCAATTCCATTCAAACAAAGCGTTCATCTATGGCGATAACGGCAAAGGGAAAACAAGCATTCTAGAAGCCATTTATTATGGTTCCCTTACAAAGTCACATCGGACCACAGAAGATCGCTTCTTGATTAAAAATAACACCTTATTTTCGAATATATCAATCACGACAGACAAACATTTGTACGAGCTTGTCATCGAACCTTTTGGAAAACGAATGTTCGTTGATAAAAAGGCCGTTCATAAGACAAGTGATTATGTGGGTGGTTATCACGCCATCATGTTTTCACCAGAAGATTTGGAGTTAGTTAAAGGAATTCCATCCGTGAGACGTCAATTTTTAGACATCGAGATGTCACAAAAGGATAAGTCATACCTGTTCGTTTTGTCAAAATACAAACAAATCTTGAAACAACGAAACGCTTTACTTAAAAATCTAACACTCAAAGACGATTTAACATTCTTAAAAATACTATCTAGTCAGTTAAGTGTTGTAGCCGATCAGTTAATCTCTCAGCGGACTGAGTTCATTGAGGCATTAAATCAAGCGTTTAAAATCCATTTCACCCGATTTAATAAACAAGATGAAGTTGATATCGTCTACCAACCAAACACGCCCTTAAAAACGTTAGAACGTGTCTTAAATGAAAAAAAAGATAAGGACATCGTCACACAAACAACGAACTACGGGCCACACCGCGATGACTTCAGCTTAAAACTAAATAAGCAAGACGCAAAGACTCACGCCTCACAAGGCCAACAGCGTTTGATGGTATTATCACTAAAACTCGCTTTACTCGATTTAATTAAAGATAAACAAAAAGAAGTAGTTCTACTGCTTGATGATGTTTTAAGCGAACTTGATGATTTAAAGAAACAACAACTCATTACCCATTTACCAAACGAGCACCAGGTGATCATCTCTGGCGTTAGTTTTTACGGAAATAAAAAAGAGATTCAAGCGATTAATCTAAACGAAGGAGAAAATGAACATGGATCAAATCAACAATAA
- the gyrA gene encoding DNA gyrase subunit A, with product MEDNKDIDVILPDIENSDYIHGKIKEINIATEMKTSFLNYAMSVIVSRALPDIRDGLKPVQRRIVYGMNELGNTADKAHKKSARIVGDVMGKYHPHGDSSIYEAMVRMAQPFSYRYPLVDGHGNFGSVDGDGAAAMRYTEARMSKIAMELIRDIEKETIDFGDNYDGSEQEPLVLPARYPNLLVNGATGIAVGMATNIPPHNLNEVIDGIMALMNNPEISIDELMNYIKGPDFPTGGQILGMNGLKQAYHTGNGSIVLRAETQIVEHKNGKTSLIVTEIPYQVNKTKLIERIAEVAKEKIVDGITDLRDESSRKGMRIVIELRRDVNPHVMLNNLFKYTQLQSSFGINMIALVDNQPKTITLKDALYYYLKHQVEVIQRRTIYDLRKAEERKHILDGLVIALENIDAVIELIKKSPNAEEARANLMSTYFLSEIQARAILDMRLQRLTGMEIEKIREENNDLTIKITDYKDIIASDERKNDIIRTELLEIKERFGDRRMSVMNLKTEISIDNEDLIPVEDVIITVTHNGYIKRMSVDEYKAQNRGGVGVTSIKMHDDDFVEHIQMTSTHDYHLFFTNTGRVYKIKGYEIPEGTRQSKGLPIVNILPFEKGETLVTFTCIKDFQDEHKFLFFTTKKGIVKRTMVNEYQNIRTNGIIALGLKENDEVISVKVTDGKSHIILGATNGKAIRFDENDARSMGRTASGVRGMSLGDDDEIIGMTSIHDDNEEILVVTENGYGKRSYASEYRLQTRGGKGVKALNVTDKNGKLKGLKSVDEDMDVIIVSDKGMVIRLHVLQISQTKRATQGVRLINLKGDQTVVTLAAVPHEDDLIEEITEERITDSKDVTPEVVSENPTEV from the coding sequence ATGGAAGATAATAAAGACATCGATGTAATTTTACCGGATATCGAAAATTCAGACTACATCCACGGTAAAATCAAAGAAATCAATATCGCTACAGAAATGAAAACTTCATTCCTAAACTACGCGATGAGCGTGATCGTATCACGTGCACTACCAGACATTAGAGACGGGTTAAAACCAGTTCAAAGACGTATTGTTTACGGGATGAACGAACTTGGGAATACCGCAGATAAGGCTCACAAAAAGTCAGCTAGAATTGTTGGGGACGTTATGGGTAAGTATCACCCACATGGTGACTCTTCAATTTACGAGGCGATGGTTCGTATGGCTCAACCATTTAGCTATCGTTATCCACTCGTTGATGGTCACGGAAACTTCGGTTCCGTTGATGGCGATGGTGCCGCAGCGATGCGTTATACAGAAGCAAGAATGTCTAAGATCGCAATGGAATTAATCAGAGACATTGAAAAAGAAACCATTGATTTTGGTGACAACTATGACGGCTCAGAACAAGAACCACTCGTTCTACCTGCAAGATACCCAAACTTACTCGTTAATGGTGCCACAGGGATTGCGGTCGGTATGGCAACGAACATTCCACCTCATAATTTAAATGAAGTGATTGATGGTATTATGGCATTAATGAATAACCCAGAAATCTCAATCGATGAATTAATGAATTACATTAAAGGACCAGACTTCCCAACCGGTGGTCAAATTCTTGGGATGAACGGTTTAAAACAAGCCTATCATACCGGTAACGGCTCAATTGTTCTACGTGCTGAAACTCAAATCGTTGAACATAAAAACGGTAAAACGTCATTAATCGTTACTGAAATCCCATATCAAGTCAATAAAACCAAATTGATTGAACGTATTGCTGAGGTTGCAAAAGAAAAAATCGTTGACGGAATTACCGACTTAAGGGATGAATCAAGCCGAAAAGGCATGCGTATCGTCATTGAATTAAGAAGAGACGTCAACCCTCACGTGATGCTTAATAACTTATTTAAGTACACACAACTTCAAAGCTCATTTGGGATCAACATGATTGCCTTGGTGGATAATCAACCGAAAACAATCACCCTAAAAGACGCTTTATACTATTACTTAAAACACCAAGTTGAAGTGATTCAACGACGCACAATCTACGATCTTAGAAAAGCAGAAGAACGTAAACATATCCTAGATGGGTTAGTCATTGCCTTAGAAAATATTGATGCGGTGATTGAATTAATTAAGAAGAGCCCTAACGCTGAGGAAGCAAGAGCGAACTTAATGTCAACCTACTTCTTATCTGAAATACAAGCAAGAGCCATCTTAGACATGAGACTTCAACGTCTTACCGGCATGGAAATTGAGAAAATCAGAGAAGAAAATAATGACTTAACGATTAAAATTACAGATTACAAAGACATCATCGCAAGTGATGAACGTAAAAACGACATTATCCGCACAGAACTCTTAGAAATTAAAGAACGCTTTGGTGATCGACGTATGTCAGTAATGAATCTAAAAACAGAAATATCAATCGATAATGAAGACTTAATTCCAGTCGAAGACGTCATCATTACGGTCACACATAATGGCTACATCAAACGCATGAGCGTGGATGAATACAAAGCTCAAAACAGAGGCGGCGTTGGTGTGACCTCAATTAAAATGCACGACGACGATTTTGTTGAACACATTCAAATGACCTCAACGCATGACTACCATTTATTCTTTACCAACACCGGTCGTGTTTATAAGATTAAAGGCTATGAAATACCAGAGGGCACAAGACAGTCCAAAGGCTTGCCTATTGTGAACATCTTGCCATTTGAAAAAGGCGAGACCTTAGTCACATTCACTTGTATCAAAGACTTCCAAGACGAACATAAGTTCTTATTCTTTACAACCAAAAAAGGCATTGTAAAACGTACCATGGTTAACGAATATCAAAACATTAGAACCAACGGTATCATTGCCTTAGGTCTAAAAGAAAACGATGAAGTAATCTCAGTTAAAGTCACCGATGGCAAATCACACATCATCCTTGGCGCAACCAATGGTAAAGCCATTCGCTTTGATGAAAACGATGCTAGAAGCATGGGTAGAACCGCATCTGGTGTGCGTGGCATGAGCTTAGGTGATGACGATGAAATCATCGGAATGACTTCAATCCATGACGACAATGAGGAAATTCTTGTGGTGACTGAAAATGGCTATGGTAAGAGAAGTTACGCAAGTGAATACCGTCTACAAACCCGTGGTGGTAAAGGGGTAAAAGCCTTAAATGTCACCGATAAAAACGGAAAACTTAAAGGTCTTAAGAGTGTCGATGAAGACATGGACGTCATCATCGTATCAGATAAAGGTATGGTCATCCGCTTACACGTCTTACAAATTTCACAAACCAAACGTGCCACACAAGGCGTTAGATTAATTAACCTTAAGGGTGATCAAACCGTTGTTACATTAGCGGCAGTCCCACACGAAGACGATCTAATTGAAGAAATAACCGAAGAAAGAATCACGGATAGTAAAGATGTAACACCAGAAGTTGTTAGCGAAAATCCAACTGAGGTTTGA
- the dnaN gene encoding DNA polymerase III subunit beta: MIFSINQDVLLDTLNVVQRGLPVKTPLPILNGIKLEVFEDKLIFTTSNTDIAIQTVVEDESLEVTSPGRVVIPGKYLIDIVRKIASSRIELTLIENKILVIKADRSEFKLHVMEVEDYPDVDFLDSVAPLTLDAKTLKAIIKETNYATSVYEKRPILTGVNFKHEDEKLYCVATDSYRLSQKVIELSSEVDPFNIVIPNRSLDELSRILDSLNEDVQVFINPNKVLFKFRNIMYQTRLLDGVYPDTLRIIPTEFPIVIKFNKEELLKSVERVSLLSPRDKENNYNIIKLNVRPDYIVEISSTNNEIGDALEEIIPTDDVVGPMIKIAFSSKYLTEALKAFTSNEITLNFAGEIKPFVIKGDLDPDMLHLILPVRIE, encoded by the coding sequence ATGATTTTCAGTATTAATCAAGATGTTCTACTAGATACACTTAATGTGGTTCAAAGAGGGTTACCAGTTAAAACACCACTACCAATTTTAAATGGCATTAAATTAGAAGTATTTGAAGACAAACTAATATTCACGACGAGCAACACGGATATCGCAATTCAAACAGTTGTTGAAGATGAATCCTTAGAAGTTACTTCACCTGGCCGTGTGGTTATTCCAGGTAAATACCTAATTGACATTGTTAGAAAAATTGCATCAAGCCGTATTGAACTGACGTTAATCGAAAACAAAATCTTAGTTATTAAAGCTGATCGTTCAGAATTTAAATTACACGTGATGGAAGTTGAAGACTACCCTGACGTTGATTTCCTTGATTCTGTGGCTCCACTTACCTTAGATGCCAAAACACTTAAGGCGATTATCAAAGAAACAAACTACGCCACTTCAGTGTATGAAAAACGCCCAATATTAACCGGTGTTAACTTTAAACATGAGGATGAAAAACTCTATTGTGTTGCGACTGACTCTTATCGACTAAGCCAAAAAGTGATTGAACTCTCAAGCGAGGTTGATCCATTTAATATTGTTATTCCAAATCGCAGCTTAGATGAGTTAAGTCGTATTTTAGACTCATTAAACGAAGACGTTCAAGTCTTTATTAACCCAAATAAAGTATTATTCAAATTTAGAAATATCATGTATCAAACAAGACTGCTTGATGGGGTATATCCTGACACATTAAGAATTATTCCAACCGAATTCCCAATTGTGATTAAATTTAACAAAGAAGAATTACTAAAATCAGTCGAACGTGTGAGTCTTCTTTCGCCACGAGATAAAGAAAATAACTATAACATCATTAAGTTAAACGTTCGTCCAGATTACATCGTTGAAATTAGTTCAACCAACAATGAAATCGGTGACGCATTAGAAGAAATCATTCCAACCGATGATGTGGTTGGACCAATGATTAAAATCGCATTTAGTTCTAAGTATTTAACCGAAGCATTAAAAGCTTTCACATCAAATGAAATTACATTAAATTTTGCTGGAGAAATTAAGCCGTTTGTTATTAAAGGTGACTTAGATCCAGATATGCTTCACTTAATCTTGCCAGTTCGAATTGAATAA
- the serS gene encoding serine--tRNA ligase, whose protein sequence is MLDIKWIRDNLDEAIKRLNTRGKDFSYLKELVNQDDKRRELIAEVEQLKNKRNVDSKKIGELARAKVDTTELKEEVRQIGDQIKVLDDQIAILDEQIRETLLITPNLPNDFVPVGLTDKENVELYKWGTPKQFYFKVKDHTELGEALGILDFERAAKISGPRFVVDKGLGARLERALIQFMMDTHSEDHGYTEIIPPYIVNEASMYATGQFPKFREDSYQVISGDGAWYLNPTAEVPTINLHRDEIIEGDQLPIKYVSYTTAFRSEAGSAGRDTKGILRQHQFNKVELIKFTQPEQSYKELDYMLKNSEKILQLLKLPYRVVTLCSGDMGFAMAKTYDIEVWLPGQNTYREIGSISNAEDYQARRANIRFKRNKESKTEYVHTLNGSGLAIGRTMIAIMENYQNEDGSITIPDVLVQYMHTTIIK, encoded by the coding sequence ATGTTAGACATCAAATGGATAAGAGACAACTTAGATGAAGCAATCAAACGATTAAATACCAGAGGAAAAGACTTTTCTTATTTAAAAGAACTAGTCAATCAAGACGACAAACGAAGAGAACTCATCGCAGAAGTTGAACAATTAAAAAATAAACGTAACGTCGATTCGAAAAAAATAGGTGAACTTGCAAGAGCCAAAGTTGATACCACAGAACTTAAAGAAGAAGTGCGTCAAATCGGCGATCAAATTAAGGTCTTAGACGATCAAATCGCCATCTTAGACGAACAAATCAGAGAAACGTTACTCATTACCCCGAATCTCCCAAATGACTTTGTTCCTGTGGGATTAACAGATAAAGAAAATGTCGAGTTATATAAATGGGGCACACCAAAACAATTTTATTTTAAAGTCAAAGATCACACCGAACTCGGTGAAGCACTTGGTATCCTTGATTTTGAAAGAGCCGCTAAAATCAGTGGCCCAAGATTTGTTGTTGATAAAGGCTTAGGTGCAAGATTAGAGCGTGCACTCATTCAATTTATGATGGATACGCACTCAGAAGATCACGGTTATACTGAAATCATTCCACCATACATCGTTAATGAAGCAAGCATGTATGCGACCGGTCAGTTTCCTAAATTTAGAGAAGATTCTTATCAAGTCATTAGTGGTGATGGCGCTTGGTATTTAAACCCAACGGCAGAAGTACCAACGATTAACCTTCATCGCGATGAAATTATTGAGGGGGATCAATTACCAATCAAATACGTCTCATACACCACCGCATTTCGCAGTGAGGCCGGCTCTGCTGGTAGAGACACCAAAGGTATTTTAAGACAACACCAATTCAATAAAGTAGAACTCATTAAGTTCACACAACCGGAACAATCCTATAAAGAACTAGACTACATGTTAAAGAATTCAGAGAAGATTCTTCAACTCTTAAAACTACCTTATCGTGTGGTAACACTTTGTAGTGGTGATATGGGGTTTGCAATGGCTAAAACCTACGACATTGAAGTGTGGTTACCAGGTCAAAATACTTACCGTGAAATTGGTTCAATTTCAAATGCTGAAGACTATCAAGCAAGAAGAGCAAATATTCGTTTCAAACGTAATAAAGAATCAAAAACAGAGTATGTACATACCTTAAATGGCTCTGGTTTAGCCATCGGTCGTACCATGATTGCGATCATGGAGAACTACCAAAACGAAGACGGGTCAATTACCATTCCGGATGTGCTTGTACAATACATGCACACAACCATTATCAAATAA